tgtttttccttaaaCTTTCTAGtaaatcttcttttttttttttgacctTTTCAAGAAAGAGTTTTTTGGGTTTCTCCTTTGTGGTTAGTTTGATCCCAGTTATTTATCCGCCAACATTTGTATTCATGTGTTTGTGGTTTTTGTGATGAGAAGTTATGGAAGAGATTTTGTGCGGAGATCACAACAGAAATCAACCTTCTTGCAGAAAATTGGAAGTATATTTTAGGAGGTCTCATTTTTCAGGTTTGTTCATACAACTTTTGTTTATTGGTTGATCTCTGCTTGCTTGTAGTGACTGGTGAGAAATGATAATGCAAGAAGAATCTCCTGACAGAACCAACAACTCTGAATTGAAGACATGTATAGTCAAATcatggaaaaacaaaattctattattaactatatttCTGAAGCCTTACTGAATCATGAGGCTTTTACTCAAAGTCAACAATGAGTTCGATTGCGCGAAAGTTACAACATCATGGTTGGTAAATCATCTGGCATAGGCAACAAGTTACAGATTATCCTTTTAGATTTTTATAGCTTGGCATCTTGATCATAAGCGCAAAAACGGTGCTATCTTTGCTCTTCTTCAATAGAAAttgctttgaaattttcttgaGCTGTTTGTCCGTCAGATTTTATGAGCTTTGTTTACACTTTGAAGATGTCCGATCTTTTGAACAGCTAATGTTGAACGTTTCTATGCTAATAGTGAGTTGGAAAGTCTATATTAGGTTAGATAATTGGCATTAAGTAAGCTCTTGCTGGACTTGATGACTCTTACTAAAGTTAACTTCAATCTTTTATGTCAACCCTTGAGACTATGAACGATTTTGTGGTTTAAAGGTAACTTCAGTGGGTGTGGCTTGTggggttttattttcttctagaTTCTAATATGCAACCATATATTTTTCCGTTCATCAGTACATCCATGGGCTAGCAGCTCGAGGAGTTCATTATTTACATCGGCCAGGACCAACACTTCAGGATGTTggcttctttcttcttccggTAACATAATGTTATTCTTGTAATTTCATTTCCAAGTGTTACGAGTGACATGCTGCTTCTGAGATTTGTACTTACTATTTTAACTCGTTGAACTGTAGGAGCTTGGGCAAGACAAAGCCTACATTAGTGAAACCGTATTTACCTTCATTTTTCTGTCTTTTGTCTTGGTGAGTTTTCCTACCACccaattgttttattttttatcttcaaGTCCCAACTAAGATCAATGttctaaatatttgtaatcatGCAGTGGACTTTCCATCCCTTCATATTCAAGAGCAAGAAGATCTACACAGTTCTCATATGGTGCAGGGTGTTGGCATTCTTAGTTGTAAGCAGTTTTCTCGCCTTCTTGAAAGTTTTTTCTCTTGTTAGTAGTAGTTGGTAGAATGCCTCATCAATAATGAGGCACTGAGAGATTGTAAGAAAAGTTAGAAGTTTTGATCTGTGGATAGCAGGTACATAAGATTATGTGTGGGAACATGGTCAAGGGATAAGGGATCTGACTGTGCATTTATAGTTGTATGAGGAAAGTTTTATAAATCTGTTAATGATTTTTACTTGCTACAGGCTTGTCAATTTCTTCGGATTATTACTTTCTATTCTACTCAACTGCCTGGGCCAAACTATCATTGTCGAGAGGTAAGATAGcatgtttctttttcactGGATTTAGAGTCCTCTTTCTTTATACTTAAGATCTTCTGATTCATTTTGTACATTCTTCAGAATCTGTAAGTGAATTGTACAGCTTATCTTGGAAAGTTTTTGTTCTGTATGATGTAGGGCTCAAAGCTTGCCAGGCTGCCTCGTCCAGATAGTGCTTTGGAAGTTCTATTGATTAATTGTAGGTGAAATTACGTCGTTTGTTAGTTTTCTAATTGCAACACTTTTTGATAGTGCGTGCATGCCCACTCTTTTATTGTTGTGCAGTTCCTCGAGGGGTGCTTTATGGCTGTGgtgatttgatattttcttctcaCATGATATTCTCGCTAGTCTTTGTACGGACGTATCATAAGTATGGCACTCGAAGGTAATACTTTTTGTGTAAATTGTATTGTTATGGTTGTTAAAGTTGGCAAGATATTCTGTTCCCCACCCCCTCCTCCCCCTCCTCTTTTTGGTGATGAGCCATTACAACTTTACATGCTAATTTTAACTCATGTGCCATGGTTATTTGAAATGTAATGTTTCTTGGTGTGGGTATGGCAGTTTTGTGAAGCAGTTTGCTTGGTTAATTGTTGTAATTCAAAGCTTGTTGATTGTCGCATCCCGTAAGCACTACACAGTTGACGTCGTCGTGGCATGGTAAGTCATGTTTATAATCAGAACTTCTATTTTGCAGCTTGTGAACTGAAACAATTGGGTGATGAATTTCCAAACATGTATTTGTTGCAGGTACACTGTTAATTTGGTTGTGTTCTTTATTGACAAAAAGTTGCCAGGTTAGTATTTATTGCTCTTCAAATGGTTGTATCATCTTTACCTGTACGATTTTCCAAGTTCGTGTCTGACTTGGATTACATGCATGCAGAACTGCCCGATCGGTCCAATGGTGCTGCAGCACTGTTCCTTCCCCTGACAAAGGACAACAAGACTAAGGAAGAGAATCACAAACAACTGAACGGGAATTCTGGTGATTCTGCTGACTGGGTATGACACGGCTTCCAGTTTCTTTTCCCTCTAATCAACTTTCAATTATGGGTTGGACCAGTTCTCTGAAAATTTCTTGATGCCATTCCAGAGGCCAAGAACTCAAATCAATGGCAAGATTATGGAAGAAGGAAATGTTGTGCATGTTGAAGCAGCCATTAACGGTGTGTAATTAATGAACGACACAGCTTTGCCGAGATTGCTGTAGGTTCCGTTGCTCTGCTTCAAATTGTGTCCCCAGAACAGTTCCGTAACTGGTAAATCACCACTTGTAATCTAGATCATGGGGTCCAGTCTATGGGTTTTAAAGTCCTGTAGTTGTCGGTTGGAAAATCAACATGTGGCCAACAATGCCATATTGTATCATGGAATTCCATTTTTTTCGTATTGCATCAATCATTTTAATCATTATCTCCCACATAGTTATGTTTCATCTCTTGTTAATTTTCATTGAGTTACACCTTATGTGACGCTGATTAAGTAGTATAAGTCtcactaaatttaaattttgtgcaTCCAAGTCGTATATCTGAGAGATTTGTTGTTTCGTTAGGCTACAGCAATAATGGGCTGTCGATGCACTTGAATTCTTTATGCCTTGGTGCCCTGTACATATCGTGGTTGCCATACTTAGGTGGTCTCTCTCTTATACTATGAACCGACTACATAagttttgtaaattatatttgtatgcATTCAGCTGGCATGGAGAATCAAGGAATCTTGAGAACTGGGGTTACGTCTCTTTGTTTAATGGAAATTTGCATCTGGCTCACATGCCTTACCAATGGAGTCTACATTACTTTAtttgagaaggaagaaaaatcGAGCGCATCCCATGTCCAATTGGGAGCAGAGCACATCTGTTGAATTATTTAGTACTCTGCCAGAATTTCTTGGCTGGTGTTTGATTTTCTGGCACGTTGAGTTTTAGGGCCCATACGTTACATGAATGGCTTCCAACTTGTTTGTTAATGTCTCTTTCTCTATCAGaattaatacttttatgaTGATGTGATTAGAGCTCAACTTTTGATAGCATTTGATAATGTGGAAATATTTGCCATTTATTGAGGTTGGCTGTGATAGTTGGTGGCACGTTGagttttgtgtaaatagaagTTTGGTGACTGAGGAGCGAAAAAGGGGGGTTGGAGCTGTGATAAGATGTAACTCAATTATAGCTACATTGAGATTCTtagggagtgtttgcaaaaaaaattatttttatataaaaaaaaaagtggaagttgtagaaaattaaaagtaggttgtatttgtaaaaaaagagtcaaaagttgataaaaactaaattggataatatttgaaaaaaaatcacttttaaaagAAACTTAATTGAATAACGatcattttgtttctatatgttgaaaaaatactatattttgcttattattttatttattttttcaataataattattttttcacaaaataataaattctatttgGATTAGCAtagttcattttatttttcagaaatattacaaaaaatgtgTATGTACAGTATGGTATTGCTGTCGATATAccacccaaaaataaaaataaggtaGAAGGAGAAGGTTTTTTCTTAAGGTGAAGGAATGAAGTGAGTTGGGTGGGGTTTGATCCGCTGAAGCCCACATCAAACTGGACTAGAGCTCTCCCTCAAATTCACCTTTGCTTTTATCTAAAACAAATCTGAATATATCTCCCTATTTGGAAAtgataaatgaaaacttaTGGATTCAATCCTACTTATTGGGTAAccaatctattttttgttttaataatatttgtgaaTGCAGCAGGCGTGGAAATGGATACATACAGCTATAGGCACAGGCATGTGCCTTTTCTTTCATGTGTGTGATTGTTGTTGATGTAATACTTTTGTGCGGCAAACTGTCTCCTTTCTTACAATTAGTTCCtacattaattaatgcaaGGATAAAAGGTTCGTGCATAGTCATACCCCACCTCTGTGACCATAATCAGGAAGGAAGGATTACTCATGTTTTCCCGCAATTTATGCAGCTAACTAATAATTCAATCTTGAATAAttaagatacatatatatatatacacacacatctTTTCTGCTCAAATTTTGAAGAGCAAGGGGGTGGGTCCTCTTGATCCCAAGATGGGTGGTAGGAATAATGAGTAATGAGAGCATAGAAGGAGTTGGGGTAGTTGTGTTTGTGGagtgtaattaatcataaGCTGAGCAGCCTTTGGCTCCAAATTTATTCTCAGCTCAGGGACCAAAGCAAGATGCAGCTTATTACCTCCCTCCCTCCATCCCTCATAATATATATCCTTTTTCTCATCATGATT
The nucleotide sequence above comes from Sesamum indicum cultivar Zhongzhi No. 13 linkage group LG11, S_indicum_v1.0, whole genome shotgun sequence. Encoded proteins:
- the LOC105174511 gene encoding phosphatidylinositol:ceramide inositolphosphotransferase 1, which gives rise to MSLYIGREASKLWKRFCAEITTEINLLAENWKYILGGLIFQYIHGLAARGVHYLHRPGPTLQDVGFFLLPELGQDKAYISETVFTFIFLSFVLWTFHPFIFKSKKIYTVLIWCRVLAFLVACQFLRIITFYSTQLPGPNYHCREGSKLARLPRPDSALEVLLINFPRGVLYGCGDLIFSSHMIFSLVFVRTYHKYGTRSFVKQFAWLIVVIQSLLIVASRKHYTVDVVVAWYTVNLVVFFIDKKLPELPDRSNGAAALFLPLTKDNKTKEENHKQLNGNSGDSADWRPRTQINGKIMEEGNVVHVEAAINGV